From the genome of Candidatus Nitrosocosmicus oleophilus, one region includes:
- a CDS encoding elongation factor 1-beta, with the protein MTRLVARIKILPADSETDMESLANVLKSNVPEGMELKAHAKEPIAFGLNALVGDFLLDDAEGEMEKLEESIKKVEGAGEIQVINISRQSVKMK; encoded by the coding sequence ATGACTAGACTCGTTGCACGGATCAAAATTCTTCCAGCAGATTCAGAAACTGATATGGAATCGTTAGCAAATGTTCTAAAATCAAATGTTCCTGAGGGAATGGAATTGAAGGCACACGCTAAAGAGCCGATAGCATTTGGCTTAAATGCGCTTGTGGGAGATTTCTTATTAGATGATGCCGAGGGAGAAATGGAAAAGCTAGAAGAATCCATAAAAAAAGTTGAAGGTGCTGGAGAAATACAAGTCATCAATATTAGCAGACAGTCTGTAAAGATGAAATAA
- a CDS encoding zinc finger domain-containing protein: MSKQLQLPVCTSCNRPIMPNDACVRFYCPNCGYVIIWRCQSCREFARPYKCVGCGFEGP; the protein is encoded by the coding sequence ATGTCTAAGCAGTTACAATTACCTGTTTGTACCTCTTGCAACAGACCTATCATGCCTAACGATGCATGTGTAAGGTTTTATTGTCCAAATTGTGGGTATGTTATCATCTGGAGATGTCAGAGTTGTAGAGAATTTGCCAGACCTTATAAATGCGTAGGGTGTGGATTCGAGGGACCGTAA
- a CDS encoding NAD(P)/FAD-dependent oxidoreductase, which yields MTSALIADYYDAIVGGGSVSGLMAAREMSSRGLKVLVLEEDHEIGTPEHCGGVVSQKALEGLGIIPRLKTVDNEIKSAIIRSRNSSFDMNSENQRVIVIDRRSFDKEIALQAQKNGAEINTRSTIVSVSLEENQFKIKIQGGKVFGSKFFVDARGVGTLVNKGKRNIIPSGQFEVYAPWIMKDTIEVIFDSDLYPGFFAWIIPTGEGKGKVGVAGKNINPNLSIEKFLESRGKPYSIIRKIYAPIWISGYVKPFFNGRTVVVGDAAGQTKPTTAGGIYTGGMGGIYAGRAISESILDGGDTLNLDQYENNWLTRFGNEFDRLLLFRRILERLDNKALDKIFSDISKNTLEKISSTGDFDFHSSALKRFMNTRMTINLMRTLMGNEYRKIVKDLSKI from the coding sequence TTGACTTCAGCATTAATAGCAGACTATTACGATGCCATAGTCGGAGGTGGGAGTGTTTCTGGACTAATGGCGGCCCGCGAAATGTCGTCTAGAGGTCTTAAAGTTCTAGTCCTAGAAGAAGATCATGAAATTGGAACCCCAGAACATTGTGGAGGAGTTGTCAGCCAAAAAGCGCTCGAAGGTCTCGGAATTATACCTAGATTAAAAACAGTAGATAATGAAATAAAGAGCGCCATAATTCGGTCCCGGAATAGCTCATTTGACATGAATTCTGAAAATCAAAGAGTAATAGTGATAGATAGAAGGTCTTTTGATAAGGAGATAGCACTTCAAGCTCAGAAAAATGGAGCTGAGATTAACACTAGGAGTACTATTGTTTCCGTTAGTTTAGAAGAGAATCAGTTCAAAATTAAGATCCAAGGGGGAAAAGTATTCGGTAGCAAATTTTTTGTTGATGCTCGTGGAGTTGGAACATTAGTCAATAAAGGAAAAAGGAACATAATCCCATCAGGCCAGTTTGAAGTTTATGCTCCATGGATAATGAAAGACACAATAGAAGTAATTTTTGATTCAGACCTATACCCAGGCTTTTTTGCCTGGATTATTCCAACTGGTGAAGGAAAAGGTAAGGTAGGTGTAGCAGGTAAAAACATAAATCCAAATTTATCAATAGAAAAATTCCTGGAATCTCGGGGCAAACCATATTCAATCATTAGAAAAATTTATGCCCCTATATGGATTAGTGGATATGTCAAGCCATTTTTTAACGGTAGAACCGTAGTTGTAGGAGATGCTGCAGGGCAGACCAAACCTACAACTGCCGGAGGAATTTATACGGGAGGCATGGGAGGAATTTATGCTGGTCGTGCCATATCCGAATCTATTTTAGATGGCGGTGATACTTTGAATTTGGACCAGTATGAGAATAATTGGTTGACTCGATTTGGAAATGAGTTTGATAGGTTGCTCTTATTTAGACGAATACTTGAACGTTTAGACAATAAGGCTTTGGACAAAATATTTTCCGACATATCAAAAAACACATTGGAAAAGATCTCTTCTACAGGAGATTTTGACTTCCACTCTTCCGCTCTTAAACGTTTCATGAATACTCGGATGACCATAAATTTGATGCGTACTCTTATGGGAAATGAATATCGCAAAATAGTTAAGGATTTAAGCAAGATATAA
- a CDS encoding phosphoglycerate kinase, giving the protein MGQIKFITDFDDQFYLSKRIFVRVDFNVKVKDNAVSEDYRIRSAIPTIEYLVKRGAKVILASHLDRPSGKDLRYSLRPVSKKLGEMLSSFNAGVTFSDDCIGKDTIDLINGLKNGDVLLLENLRFYSEEEKNDPVFSEKLANYADIYVNDAFSTSHRKHSSTYGTAKYFDTRIAGFNLTQELQYLSVLRENPSIPFTLVIGGVKIKDKIGALNHLLPKANKVLIGGAASYTFLKAKGYSVGDSLIEENYLPWATKALGDHSDKIILPIDHKVATSDNSSQYHIVEADIPKNMKGFDIGDKTIQKFSFEIHNNGLGTIFWNGPMGYFEKEIFSNGTKSVAVSMALAYWRGVKTLIGGGDTLEAMKISGVSEKEVTHVSTGGGATLRFLAGDEMPGIDILRN; this is encoded by the coding sequence ATGGGACAGATAAAATTCATTACAGATTTTGATGATCAGTTTTATCTTAGTAAGAGAATATTTGTTCGGGTTGATTTTAATGTAAAGGTTAAAGATAATGCTGTTAGTGAAGATTATAGAATAAGATCTGCGATTCCAACTATAGAATATTTAGTAAAACGGGGTGCCAAAGTTATTCTGGCATCCCATCTAGACAGACCTTCTGGCAAGGACTTGAGATATTCATTACGACCTGTATCAAAAAAACTGGGTGAAATGTTATCCTCCTTCAATGCCGGAGTTACTTTTTCTGATGATTGTATAGGCAAGGATACTATTGACCTGATAAACGGGTTGAAAAATGGTGATGTGTTATTACTTGAGAATTTAAGATTTTACTCTGAAGAGGAAAAGAATGATCCTGTTTTTTCTGAAAAACTTGCCAATTACGCTGATATTTATGTAAACGATGCATTTAGTACTTCCCATAGGAAACACTCTTCTACTTATGGAACTGCGAAGTATTTCGACACTAGGATTGCTGGTTTTAATCTTACCCAAGAGTTACAATACTTATCCGTATTGAGAGAAAATCCTTCAATCCCCTTTACTCTGGTAATCGGGGGTGTGAAGATCAAGGATAAAATTGGAGCTCTGAATCATCTTTTACCCAAAGCTAATAAGGTTCTCATAGGTGGGGCTGCTTCGTATACCTTCCTTAAAGCAAAAGGTTATTCTGTTGGGGATTCTCTTATTGAAGAAAACTATTTACCATGGGCCACTAAGGCTTTAGGGGATCATAGCGACAAGATAATTCTACCAATTGATCATAAGGTGGCTACTTCGGATAATAGTAGTCAATACCATATTGTAGAAGCGGATATTCCAAAAAATATGAAGGGATTTGACATTGGGGATAAGACAATTCAAAAGTTTAGTTTTGAAATTCATAATAATGGATTGGGTACAATTTTTTGGAATGGACCAATGGGTTATTTTGAAAAAGAAATATTTTCTAACGGAACAAAGAGTGTTGCTGTAAGCATGGCTTTGGCATATTGGAGAGGGGTTAAGACTTTGATTGGAGGAGGTGATACCCTCGAGGCCATGAAGATATCTGGGGTGTCAGAGAAGGAAGTAACTCATGTGTCCACTGGAGGTGGTGCTACTCTGAGATTTTTAGCGGGAGATGAAATGCCTGGAATAGATATTTTACGCAATTGA
- a CDS encoding 50S ribosomal protein L16 yields MKGVNYREIRGMPYVRREYIKGKPQIKIARFASGQAKGNYDYLVELTVTERIQIRHNSLEAARLAGNKTMAQAGDMSFFSRLRVYPHVILRENKMIATAGADRLQEGMRRAFGKATGLAARVERGRTIYEAHVTKENLELAKKAFKVASSKVGCPTITKITPIKKDTIQGK; encoded by the coding sequence GTGAAAGGTGTAAATTATAGAGAAATTCGTGGTATGCCTTATGTAAGGCGTGAGTATATTAAAGGTAAACCTCAAATTAAGATTGCCAGGTTTGCATCTGGCCAAGCAAAAGGAAATTATGATTATTTAGTTGAACTAACTGTTACAGAACGAATTCAAATTCGTCATAACTCTCTTGAAGCTGCAAGACTCGCGGGCAATAAAACAATGGCTCAAGCAGGCGATATGAGCTTTTTTTCACGACTAAGGGTCTATCCGCACGTAATCTTAAGGGAAAATAAGATGATCGCTACAGCTGGTGCAGATCGTCTTCAGGAGGGTATGAGACGTGCATTTGGTAAAGCCACAGGCTTGGCTGCACGAGTTGAGCGAGGAAGAACCATCTATGAAGCACATGTTACGAAGGAAAACCTGGAATTAGCCAAAAAGGCATTCAAAGTAGCTTCAAGTAAGGTGGGGTGTCCAACTATTACTAAAATAACTCCTATTAAGAAGGATACAATCCAAGGCAAATGA
- the endA gene encoding tRNA-intron lyase has protein sequence MSSGNNSHNDPTESSQTGEPTDLDLSSFPTENSNDMKTSNEENIDSNFMIEAVHHAKEGKIVVPEAKQQDQLRNKGFGEIFNKEYVLNSLESLYLLQNNKIKIYRSKIEYDFSTFLKTLIKKDKKILTKYLIFRDLRSKGYVIKDGFGFGTDFRIYERGEYNKKTSKYISIGLNEGTNIKASEFADAIEQVENMGKSVVIAVVERRGEVIYYKTSKMTFFDNKKSKKLVT, from the coding sequence ATGTCCTCAGGAAATAATTCTCACAATGACCCTACCGAATCCTCTCAAACCGGTGAACCCACAGATCTAGATTTGTCATCATTTCCTACAGAAAATTCCAATGATATGAAAACTAGTAACGAAGAGAATATTGATTCGAATTTCATGATAGAGGCAGTTCACCATGCGAAGGAAGGAAAAATAGTTGTTCCTGAGGCAAAACAGCAAGATCAATTACGGAACAAGGGGTTTGGAGAGATTTTTAATAAAGAATACGTTTTAAACAGTCTTGAAAGCTTATATTTACTTCAAAATAATAAAATTAAGATTTACAGAAGCAAAATAGAATATGATTTTTCTACATTTTTGAAGACATTGATCAAAAAAGACAAAAAGATCTTGACAAAATATCTGATTTTTAGGGATTTGAGAAGCAAAGGGTATGTAATCAAAGACGGCTTTGGATTCGGAACAGATTTTAGAATCTACGAAAGAGGAGAATACAATAAGAAAACATCAAAATACATATCTATTGGATTAAATGAGGGAACCAACATCAAAGCGTCGGAATTTGCCGATGCTATTGAACAGGTTGAAAATATGGGCAAGTCTGTTGTTATAGCGGTTGTAGAGCGGCGAGGTGAAGTAATATATTACAAGACTTCAAAGATGACTTTTTTTGACAACAAGAAATCAAAGAAATTGGTCACCTAA
- a CDS encoding DUF6659 family protein codes for MSKKNDLQDRLTKDICNDIFAIDKNVRFVGIVNREGEVIEGGFRKGIEPLLDQNEEQDMYLQSLSNISFFQSFSAKFGPVDYLLIRQKKITMITIPYKADILCISASSQSDIDRIRDEAIKIVSL; via the coding sequence ATGTCCAAGAAAAATGATCTTCAAGACCGATTGACTAAGGATATTTGCAATGATATATTTGCAATTGATAAAAACGTAAGGTTTGTTGGAATCGTAAATAGGGAAGGTGAAGTTATAGAAGGCGGATTCCGAAAAGGAATTGAGCCATTACTTGATCAAAACGAAGAACAGGATATGTATCTGCAGTCTCTCTCCAATATCAGCTTTTTTCAATCATTCTCAGCAAAATTTGGCCCGGTAGACTACTTATTGATTAGACAAAAGAAAATCACCATGATAACCATTCCATACAAGGCAGATATTTTGTGTATATCCGCTTCTTCTCAATCGGATATTGACCGTATTAGGGATGAAGCAATCAAAATAGTTTCACTTTAA
- a CDS encoding glycoside hydrolase, which translates to MTKIMVSTPVKSIMTIFIFLLIIPLSNIILYSNNDKSILVFSKVVNQTDDSGFSELYNLSNNKNDSVYGQIQSIDKNNLSLVWQDSNFKTQASNLQDRNYDIFFKNVNLGNISSGETINISNNSGFSEHPHISSSGNNVYLTWVDNSNGHKQVFLRTSDNGGKTFGESHLLSNDYVNASNVDVYSNDKHVFVVWQQTNSTHSSVALRVSDNLGKSFGSEKILSDYSRDSYPKVFADEHNVYVSWNVDANNRFHPRVIQEQEGLTGNKPGIYFIKSEDLGKSFSGPVRFDYEDSFANGKSQVSAFDNYVYVTWVQRDSVNKLGNLFTAKSSDGGQNFTTDQIPISEDQILDAANLDTFAYQDKLFTSFEGSLIEPGFNNSEGTEPTFNKEIFQFMRDYDQTGEYTIYNLSLNSGISECPSITINAVDNIVSVSWEDYTPGNHEIFMRSINY; encoded by the coding sequence TTGACAAAAATCATGGTTAGTACACCAGTTAAAAGCATAATGACGATATTCATATTTCTGCTCATAATTCCCTTATCTAATATTATCCTCTACTCAAACAACGACAAAAGTATTCTTGTTTTCTCCAAAGTAGTAAATCAAACTGATGACTCTGGATTTTCTGAGTTATATAACCTCAGCAATAACAAGAACGATTCCGTATATGGACAGATTCAAAGCATTGATAAAAATAACTTGTCACTTGTATGGCAGGATTCAAACTTTAAGACACAAGCATCAAATTTACAGGATAGAAATTACGATATTTTTTTTAAAAACGTTAATTTAGGTAATATTTCAAGTGGTGAAACCATTAACATCAGCAATAATTCTGGGTTTTCAGAACATCCACATATCTCCTCGTCAGGAAACAATGTCTATTTGACGTGGGTTGACAACTCCAATGGTCATAAGCAAGTATTCCTCCGAACCAGTGATAACGGCGGTAAGACATTCGGTGAAAGTCATTTATTGAGTAACGATTATGTCAATGCATCTAATGTTGATGTTTATTCAAATGATAAACATGTATTCGTTGTCTGGCAACAAACAAATTCTACTCACTCTTCTGTTGCCCTGCGAGTCAGTGATAATCTGGGTAAATCATTTGGTAGTGAGAAAATTCTTTCAGATTATAGTAGAGATTCCTATCCAAAGGTGTTTGCAGATGAGCATAATGTGTATGTTTCCTGGAATGTAGACGCAAATAATCGGTTTCATCCCAGAGTCATTCAAGAACAAGAGGGGTTAACAGGCAATAAGCCTGGAATATATTTCATTAAGAGCGAAGACCTTGGAAAAAGTTTTAGCGGCCCAGTTAGATTCGATTATGAAGATAGCTTCGCTAACGGTAAATCACAAGTGTCCGCTTTTGATAATTATGTATACGTAACATGGGTTCAGAGGGACTCGGTAAATAAATTAGGAAATCTGTTTACTGCAAAAAGTTCTGATGGTGGTCAGAATTTTACAACCGATCAAATTCCTATTTCTGAGGACCAAATCCTTGATGCGGCTAATTTAGATACATTCGCTTATCAGGATAAATTATTCACCTCATTTGAGGGCAGTCTCATAGAACCTGGATTTAATAATAGCGAAGGTACTGAACCAACATTCAATAAGGAGATCTTTCAGTTTATGAGGGACTATGATCAAACCGGGGAATATACAATCTATAATTTGAGTTTGAATTCTGGTATATCAGAATGTCCTTCTATTACAATTAATGCGGTGGACAATATTGTTTCAGTATCCTGGGAAGATTATACTCCTGGTAATCATGAAATCTTTATGCGGTCTATTAATTATTGA
- the msrB gene encoding peptide-methionine (R)-S-oxide reductase MsrB yields MKFKKKLTSEEFEVCVNRGTEPPFSGNLLYNKEDGVYTCKCCGSILFDSDSKYDSKSGWPSFWAPSNNENIREKIDYDYGMIRKAVVCSKCGCHLGHLFDDGPKPTGLRYCINSLSLDFKKKINPS; encoded by the coding sequence ATCAAATTTAAAAAAAAATTAACTTCTGAGGAATTTGAGGTATGTGTAAATCGTGGGACTGAGCCACCATTTTCTGGGAACCTTTTGTACAATAAAGAAGATGGCGTCTATACGTGTAAGTGCTGCGGTTCTATTTTGTTTGATTCTGATAGTAAGTATGATTCGAAGTCTGGTTGGCCAAGTTTTTGGGCTCCATCAAATAATGAGAATATTAGAGAAAAAATCGACTATGATTATGGTATGATTAGGAAAGCAGTAGTTTGTTCAAAATGTGGATGCCACTTGGGCCATCTATTTGATGATGGTCCCAAACCAACTGGATTGAGGTATTGCATTAATTCCTTGTCGCTAGATTTCAAGAAGAAGATTAATCCTTCCTGA
- a CDS encoding translation initiation factor eIF-1A — MGKRKVLNEAHLKELVMPQEGELFGRVIKLVGGDNIIVKSSDGKIRTCRIRGKIKRRMWIRDNDLVLIAPWDFQSDKADIIWRYISAHADKLEQEGHLEGLNR, encoded by the coding sequence ATAGGCAAACGTAAAGTTTTAAACGAAGCTCACTTGAAGGAACTGGTCATGCCCCAGGAAGGAGAGTTATTTGGAAGAGTAATTAAATTGGTAGGCGGTGATAATATCATTGTAAAAAGTTCTGACGGAAAAATTAGGACTTGTAGGATTAGAGGGAAGATAAAAAGAAGGATGTGGATACGGGATAATGACCTAGTTTTAATTGCACCTTGGGATTTCCAATCAGATAAAGCAGACATAATTTGGAGATACATCAGTGCACACGCAGACAAGTTAGAGCAAGAAGGACATCTCGAGGGTTTGAATAGATAG
- the pheT gene encoding phenylalanine--tRNA ligase subunit beta → MPVVNVRTSLLSKIFSEMTLEEIIEKLPYLGLDIEGLDEANDKIRIEFNPNRPDFSSENGIVRALKGILDVELGCPSIHDLRTSSSSIMVDEQLKNVRPIIYGLVAKRAFPIDNEELTQLISMQEDLHNGIGRNRKKASIGLHNYDALTFPLLYKGVSRQVKFIPLDGKKECSLAEILSDFDVGKKYGHILEKFEFVPILLDSKDKIISFPPIINGNTTRVDQATSNLFIEVTSVNPKSAKDILSILSFELSDMGFDLYSVIVDSTFHKKIVTPILKPYKLQLDFNYVNRMLGLELTHEEILVCLQRSRCEGIDKGSGKLECIIPSYRIDLFDKVDVCEEVAIGYGIFNLEPLHPSTYFPGRKNNQSIVFDKVRDILIGLGFMEIINPDIISKSLVRDVFLEDGHSDKKLVTLGDSKNTEFELLRNSLIPSIINTFSKNIHEKYPQKLFEIGKTFSATENEIREDWLLCVSIAHNTTDYTEIKSNLESLMKYCFNAIVTTPRYDTNYFLTGHSARILLKDQKIGEIGEIHPQVLENLNLRTLITVFEFNLSTVVNILNLDQIRIV, encoded by the coding sequence ATGCCTGTAGTAAACGTTCGAACATCCTTACTCTCAAAAATCTTTTCTGAGATGACTCTGGAAGAAATTATTGAAAAATTACCATACTTGGGTCTCGATATTGAAGGACTTGACGAGGCTAATGATAAAATTAGAATAGAGTTCAATCCCAATCGACCAGATTTTTCTTCTGAGAATGGGATTGTACGTGCTCTAAAAGGAATATTGGATGTAGAATTAGGATGTCCAAGTATACACGATCTTAGAACCTCTTCAAGTTCAATAATGGTAGATGAACAATTGAAAAATGTAAGGCCCATCATATATGGATTAGTTGCAAAGCGGGCTTTTCCAATAGATAATGAAGAATTAACACAATTGATATCCATGCAAGAAGATTTGCATAATGGAATCGGTAGAAACAGGAAAAAGGCTTCAATAGGACTGCATAATTATGATGCGTTGACCTTTCCCCTTTTATATAAAGGGGTTTCCAGGCAGGTCAAATTCATACCATTAGATGGAAAAAAAGAATGTAGCCTAGCCGAAATCCTTTCAGATTTTGACGTCGGAAAAAAGTATGGTCACATCTTGGAAAAGTTTGAATTCGTCCCTATTTTGCTTGACTCAAAGGATAAAATCATCTCGTTTCCACCTATTATAAATGGAAACACAACAAGAGTAGACCAAGCAACTAGCAATCTATTCATAGAAGTTACATCAGTGAATCCCAAGTCTGCTAAAGATATACTTTCAATATTATCGTTTGAGTTAAGCGATATGGGGTTTGATCTGTATTCTGTAATAGTCGATTCTACTTTTCATAAAAAAATTGTTACACCAATCTTAAAACCGTACAAACTACAATTAGATTTTAACTATGTTAATAGAATGTTAGGTCTCGAATTAACTCATGAGGAAATCTTGGTATGTCTTCAGAGAAGTAGATGTGAAGGTATAGACAAAGGTAGCGGTAAACTGGAATGCATAATACCTAGTTATAGAATAGATTTGTTTGACAAAGTAGACGTATGCGAAGAGGTTGCTATTGGTTATGGGATCTTCAATTTAGAACCATTACACCCCAGCACTTATTTTCCTGGTCGCAAGAATAATCAATCGATTGTTTTTGATAAAGTACGTGACATATTAATTGGTCTTGGATTTATGGAAATTATTAATCCTGATATAATATCTAAAAGCTTGGTCAGAGATGTTTTTTTGGAAGATGGTCATTCCGATAAAAAATTAGTTACTTTAGGTGATTCAAAAAATACTGAATTTGAGTTACTAAGAAACAGTTTAATTCCTTCTATCATCAATACTTTTTCTAAAAACATTCATGAAAAATATCCTCAGAAATTATTTGAGATTGGTAAGACATTTTCTGCAACAGAAAATGAAATCAGAGAAGATTGGTTACTTTGTGTTTCAATTGCACATAATACCACAGACTATACAGAAATTAAATCCAATTTAGAATCTCTTATGAAGTATTGTTTCAATGCGATTGTTACTACACCCAGATATGACACTAATTATTTTCTAACAGGTCATTCTGCAAGAATTCTCCTTAAGGATCAGAAAATTGGGGAGATAGGTGAAATTCATCCTCAAGTTTTGGAAAATCTTAACTTGCGTACTTTGATAACTGTTTTCGAATTCAATTTATCGACAGTAGTTAATATTTTGAATCTCGACCAAATTCGTATAGTATAA
- a CDS encoding phenylalanine--tRNA ligase subunit alpha, whose translation MDKDEVPGRDTSKFENNSNLSISSLHPIEKKLLTVMRLVEADWVTESEIVRRSELTSDQVRRGVEWLRYKDLVLITEDTDSKIDLHPDMSAMEHLVLPERKLVDIVSKGINKLSEIIKSEEFRGNDKEVFGAIRYCKKNNWISIIDDKVTLLPDSHKPSSEENFMAKLRIKGSVLESHFDNEDKKAFESLKKRHNILITEKLVDKKYRIAQISVPIIDSLLLTGEKVVRNLTQEVLVSGKWKDLIFEQIDVEAPLPLLNYGKKNPLVDFIDEVKEILVGMGFSEIEGNLTQSCFWNFDALFIPQDHPARDMQDTFYLKSQKDLYSPLPKNTQLLEYVSKIHRENWQYDWNIADSKPYVLRTHTTPVTLQYLSEGKPEKDKVFLIGRVFRNEKVTFKHLVEFHQVEGIYVNEDANLRQLIGIQSEFYSKLGIKKIKFWPTFFPYTEPSLQSMVYNEKFDKWIELFGMGIFRPEVTKPLGIKNPVLAWGGGFERLAMLRFNLDDIRELYSNNLTWLKSVPKCL comes from the coding sequence TTGGATAAGGATGAAGTACCAGGCAGGGATACATCGAAGTTTGAAAATAACTCCAATCTTTCGATTTCATCATTGCATCCCATAGAGAAGAAGCTTCTGACCGTAATGCGATTGGTAGAGGCTGATTGGGTAACCGAATCTGAGATTGTAAGAAGGTCAGAATTGACATCAGACCAAGTGCGCAGAGGGGTTGAATGGTTAAGGTACAAAGACTTGGTTCTAATCACTGAGGATACGGACTCTAAAATCGATTTGCATCCTGATATGTCTGCTATGGAACACCTTGTTCTCCCAGAAAGGAAACTTGTCGATATTGTAAGTAAGGGAATAAACAAATTGTCAGAAATCATAAAGAGTGAAGAGTTTAGAGGCAATGACAAGGAAGTTTTTGGAGCGATTCGGTATTGCAAAAAAAATAACTGGATTAGCATAATTGATGACAAGGTAACTCTTCTCCCCGATTCGCATAAACCATCAAGTGAGGAGAATTTCATGGCCAAATTAAGAATTAAAGGATCAGTTTTAGAATCTCACTTTGATAATGAAGATAAAAAGGCATTCGAATCATTGAAAAAACGACATAATATCCTGATTACAGAGAAGTTGGTAGACAAGAAATACAGAATTGCCCAAATTAGTGTTCCTATTATTGATTCATTGCTATTAACCGGCGAGAAAGTTGTTAGAAATTTGACTCAAGAGGTTTTGGTTTCTGGAAAATGGAAGGATCTAATTTTTGAACAGATTGATGTAGAGGCTCCATTGCCATTGCTAAACTATGGAAAGAAGAATCCTTTGGTCGATTTCATAGATGAAGTCAAAGAAATTTTGGTAGGTATGGGTTTTAGCGAGATCGAAGGAAACTTAACGCAGTCATGTTTTTGGAATTTTGATGCATTATTTATCCCTCAAGATCATCCAGCTAGGGATATGCAAGATACATTTTATCTGAAATCCCAAAAGGACCTATATTCTCCTTTACCAAAAAATACTCAATTACTGGAATATGTGTCAAAAATTCATAGGGAAAATTGGCAATATGATTGGAATATTGCAGATTCTAAACCATACGTATTGCGGACTCATACCACTCCAGTCACACTCCAATATTTGTCTGAAGGTAAACCTGAGAAAGATAAAGTTTTTCTGATAGGACGTGTATTTAGGAACGAAAAAGTTACATTCAAGCATCTAGTTGAATTTCATCAAGTTGAAGGGATTTACGTGAATGAAGATGCCAATTTAAGGCAACTAATCGGAATTCAATCCGAGTTTTATTCTAAACTTGGGATAAAGAAGATAAAGTTCTGGCCCACCTTTTTCCCTTATACCGAACCTTCTCTTCAATCAATGGTGTATAATGAGAAATTCGATAAATGGATTGAATTGTTTGGTATGGGGATTTTTAGGCCTGAGGTAACAAAACCATTGGGTATCAAAAATCCTGTTTTAGCCTGGGGAGGAGGCTTTGAAAGATTGGCTATGTTACGCTTTAATCTTGATGATATACGCGAATTATATTCAAACAATTTAACCTGGTTAAAGAGTGTCCCCAAATGCCTGTAG